Proteins encoded within one genomic window of Vairimorpha necatrix chromosome 3, complete sequence:
- a CDS encoding putative SP-containing protein, with product MKFFCCLLFDLCFVENAKKIENNTERYLLQNKYQHFKFQNFTLENIQFINLDHYNKVAYDYFSIITENTEIKKRIVDLLSNNYDSNKKYLYLIFKQYLQQFNYEMLPDTRCLTQLKFVKALAYFSYSTIFKLSNIKNLTEYIIIRDQVFKSIELKFKKNCANNIVQLFNKEEYKKINFLFVSSKPNETLIRRRRFAANQTTTSRRPFSRDDIKKVFIGAVDKWDCSEHICIYGKYQD from the coding sequence ATGAAATTTTTCTGTTGTTTACTTTTCGATCTATGCTTCGTAGAAAatgctaaaaaaattgaaaataatacggaaagatatttattacaaaataaatatcaacATTTTAAGTTTCAGAATTTTACTCTAGAGAATATTCAATTTATTAATCTTGATCATTATAATAAGGTAGCTTATGACTATTTCTCTATTATTACCGAAAATACAGAAATCAAGAAAAGGATTGTTGATTTATTATCTAATAACTATGATTCTaacaaaaagtatttatatctaatctttaaacaatatttacAGCAGTTTAATTATGAAATGCTACCTGACACGAGATGTTTAAcacaattaaaatttgtcAAAGCTTTGGCTTACTTCAGTTATAgtacaatatttaaattgtctaatataaaaaatttgactGAATATATAATCATTAGAGATCAGGTGTTTAAAAGCATTGAATtgaagtttaaaaaaaattgtgcAAATAATATCGTACAACTATTCaataaagaagaatataaaaagataaatttcCTTTTTGTAAGTTCAAAACCCAATGAAACGTTAataagaagaagaagatttGCAGCAAACCAAACAACAACATCCAGACGCCCTTTTAGTCGCGATGACATCAAAAAGGTGTTTATTGGAGCTGTTGATAAATGGGACTGTAGTGAACATATCTGTATATATGGGAAATATCAGGATTAA
- a CDS encoding putative SP-containing protein: MFILVHFIFYACTITHINANISIQNPTLNVKNNFDDLPLNLFQYKNIKHYNKVVGDYFSAISEHPEIKRRIDDLISKNGNISKSVSLVVLLIHFKQELQDFILGKKYDPICSFTYTFFESLAYHSYKTILRLSDLKNINKYKKHRDNIIKQIIKSIDIKYAMDCDNIIEVLFNTVEYQKIFAILNEINANNQISRGIRYALPRHTTTKKPFVFDYVKVEYIGPSTLPPQRHHRFRKLGV, translated from the coding sequence atgtttattttggtacattttattttttatgcttGCACTATTACACATATTAACGCAAATATTTCGATTCAAAATCCAACATTGaatgttaaaaataacTTCGACGATTTACCTCTGAATTTgtttcaatataaaaacattaaacattataataaaGTAGTTGGTGATTACTTTTCAGCTATAAGCGAACATCctgaaataaaaagaagaattgatgatttaatatctaaaaatggaaatatttctaaaagtGTTTCTCTGGtagttttattaatacattttaaacaagaattacaagattttatactaggtaaaaaatatgatccAATATGTTCATTTACGtatactttttttgaatCTTTGGCATACCATAGTTACAAAACAATATTAAGATTAtcagatttaaaaaatattaataaatataaaaaacacagagacaatattataaaacagaTAATTAAAAGCATAGACATAAAATATGCTATGGACTGTGATAATATAATTGAAGTATTATTTAACACTGTGGAATATCAGAAAATTTTTGCAATTTTGAATGAAATTAATGCTAACAATCAAATATCAAGAGGAATAAGATATGCTTTACCGCGGCATACTACAACGAAAAAACCATTTGTGTTTGATTATGTTAAAGTAGAATACATAGGACCTTCTACTCTTCCTCCCCAAAGACATCATcgttttagaaaattaggagtttaa
- a CDS encoding putative SP-containing protein: MDCDNIIEVLFNTVEYQKIFAILNEINANNQISRGIRYALPRHTTTKKPFVFDYVKVEYIGPSTLPPQRHHRFRKLGV; this comes from the coding sequence ATGGACTGTGATAATATAATTGAAGTATTATTTAACACTGTGGAATATCAGAAAATTTTTGCAATTTTGAATGAAATTAATGCTAACAATCAAATATCAAGAGGAATAAGATATGCTTTACCGCGGCATACTACAACGAAAAAACCATTTGTGTTTGATTATGTTAAAGTAGAATACATAGGACCTTCTACTCTTCCTCCCCAAAGACATCATcgttttagaaaattaggagtttaa
- a CDS encoding putative SP-containing protein, translating to MYFLLYLILHVCSDFNIRNPRTNEKIYYSSSLIQKLNFDDIPEKVCQELYLDHYHKIVKDFFLILRGNLEIRKRTDSLVSNKDKSNKSGILRLLIVVFKQYLNEFSSGKSYDAKCSHPLSFLESLAYHSYNLIFKLSNVETFNIYKKNINIINDQIIKSLDVKLDKDCEKTIVQLFNPEGYKKLLILLNNLYTDDHYLLDLSNISLSHTKTIKPSVQEQVTPESIGKRPCGTSFCWLIKNK from the coding sequence AtgtatttcttattatatttaatattacaCGTATGTTCtgattttaatatcagAAACCCCAGGAccaatgaaaaaatttactattCGTCTAgtttaattcaaaaattaaattttgatgaTATACCAGAGAAAGTATGCCAAGAACTTTATCTAGATCATTATCATAAGATAGTGaaagattttttcttgattttaagaggaaatttagaaataaggAAAAGGACCGATAGTTTGGTATCTAACAAAGATAAGTCTAATAAAAGTGGGATATTAAGACTTTTAATTGTTGTTTTTAAGCAATATTTAAACGAGTTTAGCTCAGGGAAGTCATATGATGCCAAATGCTCGCATCCATTATCTTTCTTGGAATCCTTGGCTTATCATAGTTATAATTTGATATTCAAATTATCCAATGTAGAAACtttcaatatatataaaaagaacatTAATATCATCAATGatcaaataattaaaagttTAGATGTAAAACTGGATAAAGATTGCGAAAAGACAATTGTCCAATTATTTAATCCCGAGGGATATAAAAagcttttaattttattgaataaCTTATACACTGATGATCATTATTTACTCGATCTGTCAAATATTTCCCTAAGTCATACTAAGACAATTAAACCATCTGTTCAAGAACAAGTTACTCCCGAATCGATAGGAAAACGACCTTGTGGAACGAGTTTCTGTTggttaattaaaaataaataa
- a CDS encoding WD40 repeat domain-containing protein has protein sequence MSTIENNDIREVSDFIFPEFKVHDEGVVTQHWQLKDMLKIHNGNLIFPQSNKVYSYDPKTRTKLLLSEDLSFPPASLCVEEDFLAIGGGKGQLYVKNLINNETKYYFLSDNINNHISIHDKKIYASNNDRKLRILSVENDSVQTIDFISQINHTSVSPDGKYLIMVGDSNDVFLYVIENSNYRFLKKLKTINDSGFSVAWNNFSNKFAVASQDGFVSVWDLRSDEKSYILRSKQQGTHKGAVRNVFFSIKKSLDLIFFTEQSSYLSIFDARSFEKRQLVNLGDDVQITGATISEEDFKIFVSSEHKIYEYDINTISRRIFDTK, from the coding sequence ATGTCAACAATAGAGAATAATGATATACGCGAAGTTTcggattttatatttcccGAATTTAAAGTTCATGATGAAGGAGTAGTAACTCAACACTGGCAACTTAAAGATATGCTAAAGATCCATAATggaaatttaatatttccaCAATCAAATAAGGTGTATTCTTATGATCCTAAAACAAGAACAAAACTCCTTTTATCGGAAGATTTATCGTTTCCCCCAGCTTCTTTGTGTGTTGAAGAAGATTTTCTTGCAATAGGCGGAGGAAAAGGACAGTTATAcgtcaaaaatttaattaataacgaaacgaaatattattttttaagtgATAATATCAATAACCATATATCAATTCAcgacaaaaaaatttatgcgTCGAATAATGATCGAAAATTAAGAATTCTATCTGTAGAAAATGATTCAGTACAAActattgattttattagCCAAATAAATCATACAAGTGTGAGTCCTGATGGAAAATATCTTATAATGGTAGGAGATTCGAAtgatgtatttttatacgtAATCGAAAATTCAAATTATAGATTCTTAAAGAAACTGAAGACCATTAATGACAGTGGCTTTAGTGTTGCTTGGAATAATTTCTCAAATAAGTTTGCTGTTGCGTCGCAAGATGGATTTGTTAGTGTTTGGGATTTGAGATCGGACGAAAagtcatatattttaagaagTAAACAACAAGGAACTCATAAAGGAGCAGTTCGAAATGTCTTCTTCAGTATTAAAAAGTCATTagatttgatatttttcaCTGAACAATCTTCTTACCTATCAATATTTGATGCTAGAAGTTTCGAAAAACGTCAATTAGTAAATCTAGGAGATGATGTGCAAATAACAGGAGCAACAATCTCAGAAGAAgactttaaaatatttgtatcttctgaacataaaatttatgaatatGATATAAACACAATATCAAGAAGAATATTtgatacaaaataa